One Cryptococcus neoformans var. grubii H99 chromosome 3, complete sequence genomic region harbors:
- a CDS encoding arsenical-resistance protein, whose product MVQCHPLDSLSSAAGSSPHEKTPLVHPPMVCEDDCQCFKKNYFKKSYETIPAFNTSGIHADKREVGDIDLEGGMYIVKSLSFLDRFLALWILAAMILGVIVGEFAPNVDSILTGANLKGVSVPVLVGLLCMMWPILTKVQYERLPSLLRSSHIYRQIGMSLFLNWIVGPFVMLGIAWATLPDLPTYREGIILVGLARCIAMVMIWNRLAHGNEDYCAILVIINSILQIILYSPMSVFFINVISRSKNAISLRYGETAIAVLIYLGIPLGAGVLTRFGGLLVLGKKRFDSFLTYFGIISLIALLYTVIIIFAEQSHRILHNLGPTFRTFVPMILYFAIMWTSAFSLIWFLSQRKGGRIKWGYEMAVVQAFTAGSNNFELAIAVAVAVYGVSSDQALAATIGPLVEVPVLLALTWVALLAKKRLNWGENEAADETCERECGC is encoded by the exons ATGGTTCAATGCCACCCGCTCGACTCGCTTTCCTCGGCGGCCGGTAGCAGTCCACATGAAAAAACGCCTTTAGTCCATCCACCCATGGTTTGTGAAGACGACTGTCAATGTTTCAAAAAAAACTATTTCAAAAAAAGCTATGAAACAATTCCAGCGTTTAATACCTCGGGTATACATGCTGATAAAAGGGAAGTCGGTGATATTGATTTAGAAG GCGGTATGTATATCGTCAAGTCGCTGAGCTTCTTGGACCGCTTTTTGGCACTTTGGATATTGGCAGCTATGATTCTAGGCGTTATTGTAG GAGAATTTGCTCCCAATGTTGACTCGATCCTGACTGGCGCCAACCTCAAAGGGGTATCTGTTC CTGTGCTAGTAGGACTACTTTGCATGATGTGGCCGATCCTAACCAAAGTCCAATACGAGCGCCTCCCAAGTTTGCTTCGGAGTTCTCACATCTATCGACAAATTGGCATGTCACTTTTCCTGAACTGGATTGTCGGACCGTTT GTCATGTTGGGGATTGCTTGGGCGACGCTACCAGATCTTCCAACTTATCGTGAAGGTATCATTCTTGTTGGGCTAGCTCGTTGTATTGCCATG GTCATGATCTGGAACCGCCTCGCGCACGGTAACGAAGATTATTGCGCTATCCTAGTCATCATTAATTCCATTCTTCAAATCATCCTCTATTCTCCCATGTCTGTCTTTTTCATTAACGTAATTTCCCGATCCAAAAATGCTATCTCACTACGATACGGAGAGACTGCTATCGCTGTACTCATCTATCTGGGAATCCCCCTGGGTGCAGGAGTCTTGACAAGATTTGGAGGGTTATTGGTactggggaagaagaggtttgaCAGTTTCTTGACGTACTTTGGAATAATCTCACTCATCGCTCTTTTATACAC GGTCATTATCATCTTCGCCGAACAATCCCACCGTATCCTTCACAACCTTGGCCCAACATTCCGCACCTTTGTCCCTATGATACTCTATTTCGCCATCATGTGGACATCGGCTTTCTCTTTAATCTGGTTCTTGAGCcaaaggaagggaggaaggataaAATGGGGGTATGAAATGGCTGTCGTTCAAGCTTTCACCGCTGGATCAAACAA TTTCGAACTTGCGATCGCTGTGGCTGTTGCCGTCTATGGTGTCTCATCGGATCAAGCTCTCGCGGCGACAATAGGCCCGCTTGTAGAAGTACCAGTACTACTAGCACTCACTTGGGTTGCATTGCTTGccaagaagaggttgaaTTGG GGAGAAAATGAGGCGGCCGACGAGACGTGCGAGAGAGAATGTGGATGTTAG
- a CDS encoding peptidyl-prolyl isomerase G (cyclophilin G) has product MAHNPRVFFDFAVAGQPLGRVVFELYANVVPKTAENFRALCTGEKGISPISSLPLHYKNSIVHRVIEGFMIQGGDFTKKNGAGGESIYGAPFEDERLDGEGCEVDKKGLLVMANRGPNTNGSQYFITLAPAPHLTGKHVVFGRVVFGMEHVETIGQLSTDDRDRPLSTVTITHCGELELRRPPPEPRARSASVSSSFSGRFRSRSRSRSRSPSRNRSRDRSASIKRRSRSRRYSDSESESDYDSDDSRERRRRRKDRKRSKHSKHSSKTKSKSKSRRRSSESDREETLSELDARLEREEKEKLEKERLEKLAEMKRKIEEEKQRVKDAGGVVYKGRGAMKYLDPETINRQQLPQNFNIRGGRGRGDLPPPRGGSFRDRDRERYGDRDRSQDRRDRRGQSDRSDRDRDQGYPSSRPHSDPYSSRTRDPLDRYPRTTRRENGQEDRRTKLDRDMDQWQHDRSQGLDVRGEGNKFKRGERNERERDREEKGEERKEGEMTPQDEMERVGRMEREDRAMSEGSDMVMDKDD; this is encoded by the exons ATGGCACACAACCCCCGTGTCTTCTTTGACTTTGCAGTCGCCGGTCAACCTCTGGGGCGTGTCGTT TTTGAACTTTACGCCAATGT CGTACCCAAAACAGCCGAAAA TTTCCGAGCCCTTTGCACCGGCGAAAAAGGCATTTcccccatctcttcccttccccttcactACAAAAACTCCATCGTCCACCGTGTCATCGAAGGGTTTATGATCCAAGGTGGAGATTTtaccaagaagaatggagcGGGTGGGGAGAGTATTTATGGGGCACcgtttgaggatgagaggtTGGATGGAGAGGGGTGCGAAGTTGATAAGAAGGG ATTACTGGTGATGGCCAACAGAGGACCAAACACGAATGGTTCACAATACTTTATCACCCTCGCTCCTGCTCCCCACCTTACCGGTAAACACGT CGTCTTTGGCCGCGTCGTTTTCGGTATGGAACATGTCGAAACCATCGGTCAGCTGTCAACGGACGACAGAGATAGACCGCTTTCGACGGTAACGATTACCCATTGTGGAGAACTTGAACTTCGTCGACCACCACCCGAACCAAGAGCTCGATCTGCATCcgtttcatcttcattttccGGTCGATTCCGCTCTCGCTCTCGTTCTCGTTCCcgttctccttctcgcAACCGTTCTCGTGACCGCTCAGCATCTATAAAAAGGAGATCCCGGTCCAGGAGATACAGCGACTCGGAGTCTGAAAGCGACTACGACTCTGATGATTCTCGTGAACGTCGTCGACGTCGAAAAGACCGCAAACGCTCCAAGCACTCCAAACACTCCTCCAAGAcaaaatcaaaatcaaaatcaCGCCGCCGTAGCAGTGAGAGTGACAGGGAAGAAACGCTATCCGAACTAGATGCGCGTCtcgaaagggaagaaaaagaaaaacttGAGAAAGAACGTTTGGAAAAGCTTGCCGAGATGAAGCGGAagattgaggaagagaaacaACGGGTAAAGGATGCTGGCGGGGTTGTGTATAAAG GTCGAGGAGCAATGAAGTACCTCGACCCAGAAACTATCAACCGCCAACAGTTGCCCCAGAATTTCAATATccgaggtggaagagggcgaggggACCTTCCACCCCCGAGGGGAGGATCGTTCCGCGATCGAGACCGAGAGCGATATGGAGATCGGGACAGAAGTCAGGACAGGCGAGATAGACGTGGGCAAAGCGACAGAAGCGACCGGGACCGCGACCAAGGCTACCCCTCCTCCCGTCCCCACTCCGACCCTTACTCTAGCAGAACCAGAGACCCCCTGGATCGGTACCCCCGAACAACCCGGCGAGAGAATGGACAGGAAGACAGGCGCACTAAATTGGATCGAGATATGGATCAATGGCAACATGATCGATCGCAGGGTTTGGATGTCCGTGGGGAAGGGAATAAGTTTAAGCGTGGAGAACGGAACGAACGTGAGCGCGATCgcgaggagaagggggaagaaagaaaagaaggagagatgacCCCTCAAGACGAAATGGAGAGAGTAGGCAGAATGGAAAGGGAGGACAGAGCGATGTCGGAGGGAAGTGATATGGTCATGGATAAAGACGATTAA